The DNA region GCAGATGTTGAGCGGTTGGTTACCAAAGATCAGATTGAGCAGTTGCCTTCAACATTTTTAGGATGGGGCAATGAATATATCCCTTCTGATACTGATCTTCAGGAATTGATTCAAGCACCTAAAACGATCCGCAATAGTAAAGGGATCAAACTAGAAAATGTCACCTTTGATTATGGCGCAGTCGACTTGGATTATCAGATAGATGAAAAAGATTCAAAAGAAGCGATCGTTTTCCCTTTCATTTATTACAAAGGCTATCAAGCTAAGGTGAATGGAAAAATGCTGGAAGCATACAATAGTCCAACTTTTCCAGGCCTTAGTGAGCTACGTTTGAGTGGAAAAGGAACTGTTCACTTTGCCTATTACTGGACAAAGCTTCAACTACTGTCAGCTGCTATTTCAACAGGAACTTTGTTGTTTCTAGTCGTCTGGCTATCGAAGCAGAACAACAAGAAACAGAAAATAGTAAATGAAAAAAACGAATGATCGAAAGGGCTATGTTGCCTACCGCACAGGTAATCAACATGGCTTTTTTGATATGTTCTATTTTTTACAGGAAACAATTCACCAAAATAAAAAATCAAAATATATAATCGTCTTCTTTATGCTATACTTAATCAAGCGAATAAAATGGAAAATGAATTGTAAGGGGAGAATAAGTAGTGAACGTTGTTTTTTGTGATATAGATGGTACTTTTCAAGAGATGGGTCAAGAAATTCCGCAAGTTAATTTTGACGCAATTTATGCGCTTCAAAAACAAGGAGATCATTTTGTGTTTATCAGTGGACGTGGTTTTGCGCAATTAGAAGAATTGATGAATCAGCTTGATAGTGAATGTGATATGATTTTTAGTAATGGTGGTGGTCACAAATTAGTCGGTCAGCCAGTTGAGTATAACCATTGTTTGCCTTTGGATGAATGCAAAAAAGCGATCACGATTTTGGAGGATCGCAACATTTTTTATCATCTTCATACGAACGAAGGAATCATTTTAAAACCAGTAGAGAATTATGAAGATAATATTTTAGCTTTGAGAGAAAAACTTGCGCCAATGGGAGACATTGGAAAGCAAATCATGGATTTTAAAGAAAACTTCTTTAAAACAGAATGCAATCATGTAGAGGATCCATTGGCCTATTTAGTAGAGCATCCTGAGGTGAAAGTAATGAAGATCGAATTGATGGAAGCAAGTGATGCCGAACATGAGAATTTACGTAGATTATTGGGAAGCGATACCGCGTATGTCTTTTCTTCATTTACGCAGTGTCTAGAAGTTGTCGATCCAAAAAGCAGCAAAGGTTATGCGATCAATGAATTTATGAGTGCTTATCCAGATGCGGTCAGCTATGGCATTGGAGACGGAGAAAATGATTTGGCGATGCTGGAAGCTGTTGATGTTTCGCTTGCGGTGGGTAACGCGTTGGATATCGTCAAAGAACAATGTGATCGAGTGATTGGCGACTGCGCTGATGGAGGCGTGGGAAAATTTATTTTTGAAGAATTAATAAAATAAATAGTTATGTTGGTAAAAGGAGAACGAATGGAAAATATAAAAGAACAGATTCATCGCGATCTTGACTATTACAAATCAGGGATCCGACAACTTTATCAAAGGAGCTATCAGCTGTATATATTTGGACTGATTGCTGTAATGCTTTTGACTGTCACAGGGATAGGTGTTTCAACTGCTATTTTGAGGGGGATTTTAGTACTTGTTTTTATTAGTGAAGTTGTCGGCTTGCTATATTTGCTTCGCTTTTTAAAAGAAGCTTCCTTTGAAAGCTATTTTAAGGAAATTCCAGAAAAATTGATCGAGGCGTTTCCGGTGATGCAGGAAAGTGCGCCGCAAGAAGATAATCAAGCCTATTATTTTTTAGATAGCCAGGGCGAATTGATCAAATTAAACAAGAAAAATATTCGTAATTTTCCTTCGGCTATCAAACAATATACATTACTAGTAGGTTTCAACTATGAAACAGATAAAGTTAGATTTGAGCAGCCGCTGCATTTTTATTACTATGATATTACAGCGATCACACACTCAGACAGCTATAAAAAAGAAGTGTTGAAGAATACTAATTTCTTGGCAAAACGCCGAAAAAGAAGGATTCGTACAATTATCTTGACGTTGATCGGTATTGTTCTAGCGAGTGCTGTGGTCTATTTTGGAGCAAAAACTTATTTTAACGATAATGGTTCTTCAATTTTTGAAAATCGATTACGAGATGAGGCTGATTTCGATAACGATGAACAAAAAACGATGATTCAGTCAATGGACATATCAAGAGGAAATGAGACTGTCACATTAACGCTGCCTCAGGAACTTCATGATCAATCTGGCTATTTTATGGATATTGCTGATGAAGATGGATATTCATATCAATCGTTTATGAGCGAAACCTATTTTATCGATGTTAGCATGATAGAGAAAGCTACATACGGTAGTTTTTCCGAGTATTTGAAAAAGGCAGCTCAAACGAGAGCTGAATCTCCGGTCGATAAAAAAACGGAAAAAATTCATGAAGATTTTTTTATTACTGAATATCGTGAAGAAGCAAAACAAGATGCTGAACAAGGTCAAATGATGGTGTATTATTTTGAATCAGAGGAGAATTATGGTTCGATCAGCCTGAGTTTCAAGGATGCTGATGAGCTGAACTTACCTGCTGATACAGCCTTGAGCATACTAAAAGAGCTTAAATTTGAGCGAAAAGAGAATATACTATAAAAAAAGTGGTCAAAAGTCAGAGCTTTTGACCATTTTTTCAAAAACGAGCACTACGCAAATCGTAGTGCTCGTTTTTTACTCTAATTATTCGACTTTTGACTTAGCCGTTTTTGATTTAGAAGTACTGTTTTGCATTTGATCTGTATATTGTTCCTATTTCGCAAACTCTTGGATGATCTGATTCAATGTTTCGGCAGCTCTGTCACCAACACGATCATTGTAATAAGCAGCAAAACGTTCATCGCCAACATACATTTGACCTAGTCCTCTGTGCATTTCAACAGAATAGTTAGGGGAAGTGATCATCAGCCATTCTCTGTGTTTTGAAAATACAGTTTTTGCTTCATCCGATTGATACTCGTTTGTTTGTATGACTATTTTCAAAGCATCAAACATTTCTTTTTCAATGCGCTCCATTTTTTCAACTTCTGCTTCACTTAAATTTAGCCACTGCTTATTTGAAGCGGCTACAGTTTCTTCTCCGTATTTTTCACGGATTTCTTTTCCATATCGTTCTTCATTTTCTTGTAGCTTTTGTTGTTTAAAGCCAATAAATTTTTCTTTATCAGTCATATTTATCTCTCCTTTTTGATAGTGGATCGTTTTTTCTACAGTCAGGATCAGATGATCGATCATCGTTCGTTTTTCTAAAAGCTGCTCATAGTGTTCCTGTAATGCTTTTTGAGGATCATAATGAGGATCATTTAACAACTTTTGGATATCCTCAAGCTTCATCTCTAGCGAGCGGTAAAAAAGAATTTGCTGAAGACGATCGATTTCTTTTGTACCATATATACGATAACCGGAAGAATTGATGCGCGCAGGGTTCAATAAGCCGATTTCGTCATAGTAGCGTAATGTTCGTGTACTGATTCCGGATAATTCAGCAACTTTTTTGATTGTATATTCCATCTTTTTCCCTCCTGTGTAACTAAGCATAAACCTTTACCTAACGTGAAGGTCAAGTCTTTTATTTACAATAACATATAAAATCTCTGATTTACAAATAGGCAAAGAAAGAGTAAAATTTATGTAAGGTTAATCAGACAGGGATAGTTGAAAAGGAGCTACATATATGAAATTGATCGAAAC from Enterococcus sp. 9D6_DIV0238 includes:
- a CDS encoding HAD hydrolase family protein, which codes for MNVVFCDIDGTFQEMGQEIPQVNFDAIYALQKQGDHFVFISGRGFAQLEELMNQLDSECDMIFSNGGGHKLVGQPVEYNHCLPLDECKKAITILEDRNIFYHLHTNEGIILKPVENYEDNILALREKLAPMGDIGKQIMDFKENFFKTECNHVEDPLAYLVEHPEVKVMKIELMEASDAEHENLRRLLGSDTAYVFSSFTQCLEVVDPKSSKGYAINEFMSAYPDAVSYGIGDGENDLAMLEAVDVSLAVGNALDIVKEQCDRVIGDCADGGVGKFIFEELIK
- a CDS encoding MerR family transcriptional regulator translates to MEYTIKKVAELSGISTRTLRYYDEIGLLNPARINSSGYRIYGTKEIDRLQQILFYRSLEMKLEDIQKLLNDPHYDPQKALQEHYEQLLEKRTMIDHLILTVEKTIHYQKGEINMTDKEKFIGFKQQKLQENEERYGKEIREKYGEETVAASNKQWLNLSEAEVEKMERIEKEMFDALKIVIQTNEYQSDEAKTVFSKHREWLMITSPNYSVEMHRGLGQMYVGDERFAAYYNDRVGDRAAETLNQIIQEFAK